A window of the Lactuca sativa cultivar Salinas chromosome 7, Lsat_Salinas_v11, whole genome shotgun sequence genome harbors these coding sequences:
- the LOC111884980 gene encoding phosphoglycerate kinase, cytosolic translates to MATKKSVSSLKEGDLKGKKVFVRADLNVPLDDNFKITDDTRIRAAVPTIKYLMSNGARIILSSHLGRPKGVTPKYSLKPLVPRLSELLEIEVKMASDCIGPEVEKLVAELPERGVLLLENVRFYKEEEKNDPEFAKKLASLADLYVNDAFGTAHRAHASTEGVTKYLKPSVAGFLMQKELDYLVGAVSNPKKPFAAIVGGSKVSSKIGVIESLLKKVNVLILGGGMIFTFYKAQGLKVGSSLVEEDKLDLAKSLLENAKAKGVSLLLPTDVVIADKFAADANSKIVPANSIPDGWMGLDIGPDSIKSFSETLDTTQTVIWNGPMGVFEFEKFAAGTEAIAKKLAELSGKGVTTIIGGGDSVAAVEKAGLADKMSHISTGGGASLELLEGKTLPGVLALNDA, encoded by the exons ATGGCGACAAAGAAGAGCGTAAGCAGTTTGAAGGAAGGAGATCTGAAGGGGAAGAAGGTGTTTGTTAGGGCTGATCTTAATGTACCCTTGGATGACAATTTTAAGATCACCGATGACACACGTATCCGCGCCGCCGTCCCTACTATCAAATATTTGATGTCCAATGGCGCCAGAATCATCCTCTCTTCTCACCTG GGACGTCCAAAGGGTGTTACACCAAAATACAGCCTGAAGCCACTTGTGCCTAGACTCTCCGAGCTCCTTGAAATCGAG GTCAAGATGGCAAGTGATTGCATAGGTCCAGAAGTTGAGAAACTGGTGGCTGAGCTCCCAGAGAGGGGTGTTTTGCTTCTTGAAAATGTCAGATTCTATAAGGAGGAAGAAAAGAACGATCCTGAATTTGCAAAGAAGCTTGCATCACTAGCAGACCTGTATGTTAATGATGCATTTGGCACTGCACATAGAGCACATGCATCCACAGAAGGTGTCACAAAGTACTTGAAACCTTCTGTTGCTGGATTCCTCATGCAAAAG GAGCTTGACTACCTAGTTGGAGCTGTATCCAATCCCAAGAAGCCATTTGCTGCCATTGTTGGAGGATCAAAGGTATCAAGTAAAATCGGTGTGATCGAGTCATTGTTAAAGAAGGTTAATGTCCTTATTCTTGGTGGAGGTATGATCTTCACTTTCTATAAAGCTCAAGGCCTCAAAGTTGGATCTTCACTTGTGGAAGAAGATAAACTCGATCTTGCAAAATCACTTCTTGAAAATGCCAAGGCTAAAGGGGTGTCTCTGTTACTCCCTACTGATGTTGTAATTGCTGACAAGTTTGCTGCAGATGCCAACAGCAAG ATTGTTCCAGCCAATAGTATTCCTGATGGCTGGATGGGATTAGACATTGGTCCAGATTCCATTAAGTCATTCAGTGAAACTTTGGATACTACTCAAACTGTTATCTGGAATGGACCTATGGGTGTGTTTGAGTTTGAGAAGTTTGCTGCAGGAACAGAg GCTATTGCAAAGAAACTGGCGGAGCTTAGTGGAAAGGGGGTGACAACCATCATTGGAGGTGGTGATTCGGTTGCAGCAGTGGAGAAGGCTGGGCTAGCTGACAAGATGAGCCACATCTCGACAGGTGGCGGTGCCAGCTTGGAGCTTCTAGAAGGAAAAACACTTCCAGGTGTGCTCGCCTTGAATGACGCTTGA
- the LOC111884958 gene encoding thiosulfate/3-mercaptopyruvate sulfurtransferase 1, mitochondrial isoform X1 — translation MASAFLSRTLFAHRFVSSFAFNQKPQKLAPLFFKKPLHSWAFPSQSVYRRQTLVRSDMASTMVGSTSPFSTQSMSTSEPVVSVDWLHANLREPDMKVLDASWYMPDEQRNPLQEYQVAHIPGALFFDVDGISDRTTNLPHMLPSEEAFAAAVSALGIENKDGVVVYDGKGIFSAARVWWMFRVFGHDRVWVLDGGLPMWRASGFDVESSASSDAILKASAASEAIEKVYHGQAVGPVTFQTKYQPHLVWTLEQVKKNTEDQTHQHVDARSKARFDGVAAEPRKGIRSGHVPGSKCIPFAQMLDSSQTLLSADQLKKKFEQEGISLEGPVMASCGTGVTACILALGLHRLGKTDVPVYDGSWTEWGAQEDTPVATSTPTPTS, via the exons ATGGCATCCGCCTTTCTTTCAAGAACTCTCTTTGCACATCGTTTCGTCTCGTCTTTCGCCTTCAAccaaaaaccccaaaaattaGCGCCCCTTTTCTTC AAGAAACCCCTTCATTCGTGGGCTTTCCCATCTCAATCGGTGTACAGGAGGCAGACCTTAGTTCGTAGTGACATGGCTTCCACCATGGTTGGATCTACCTCTCCTTTCTCAACACAGTCCATGTCAACTTCTGAGCCTGTTGTTTCAGTTGACTGGCTTCATGCCAATCTTCGTGAGCCTGATATGAAGGTACTGGATGCATCCTGGTACATGCCTGATGAACAAAGAAATCCACTTCAAGAGTATCAA GTTGCACACATTCCTGGTGCTCTTTTCTTTGATGTAGATGGGATATCTGATCGCACTACTAAT CTGCCACACATGTTGCCATCTGAAGAAGCATTTGCTGCTGCTGTTTCTGCTCTTGGTATTGAAAACAAAGATGGAGTTGTTGTTTATGATGGTAAGGGGATCTTCAGTGCTGCTCGTGTCTGGTG GATGTTTCGAGTTTTTGGACATGATAGAGTATGGGTGTTAGATGGAGGCCTTCCTATGTGGAGAGCTTCAGGTTTTGATGTTGAATCGAGTGCTTCAAGTGATGCTATATTGAAAGCTAGTGCTGCCAGCGAGGCAATAGAAAAAGTATACCATGGCCAAGCT GTTGGTCCAGTTACATTTCAAACAAAATATCAACCACATCTTGTATGGACACTTGAACAG GTTAAAAAGAACACAGAAGACCAAACACATCAACATGTAGATGCTCGGTCAAAGGCCAG GTTTGATGGAGTTGCAGCTGAGCCTAGAAAAGGAATAAGAAGTGGCCATGTGCCTGGGAGCAAGTGCATTCCTTTTGCTCAG ATGTTGGACAGCTCACAGACACTACTATCAGCAGACCAACTTAAGAAAAAGTTTGAACAAGAGG GAATCTCATTGGAGGGACCTGTTATGGCTTCATGTGGCACTGGAGTCACCgcatgcattcttgcattg GGACTCCATCGACTTGGGAAGACAGATGTTCCGGTTTATGACGGATCTTGGACAGAATGGGGAGCACAAGAAGATACTCCTGTTGCAACTTCAACTCCAACTCCAACATCTTGA
- the LOC111884958 gene encoding thiosulfate/3-mercaptopyruvate sulfurtransferase 1, mitochondrial isoform X2 — protein MASAFLSRTLFAHRFVSSFAFNQKPQKLAPLFFKPLHSWAFPSQSVYRRQTLVRSDMASTMVGSTSPFSTQSMSTSEPVVSVDWLHANLREPDMKVLDASWYMPDEQRNPLQEYQVAHIPGALFFDVDGISDRTTNLPHMLPSEEAFAAAVSALGIENKDGVVVYDGKGIFSAARVWWMFRVFGHDRVWVLDGGLPMWRASGFDVESSASSDAILKASAASEAIEKVYHGQAVGPVTFQTKYQPHLVWTLEQVKKNTEDQTHQHVDARSKARFDGVAAEPRKGIRSGHVPGSKCIPFAQMLDSSQTLLSADQLKKKFEQEGISLEGPVMASCGTGVTACILALGLHRLGKTDVPVYDGSWTEWGAQEDTPVATSTPTPTS, from the exons ATGGCATCCGCCTTTCTTTCAAGAACTCTCTTTGCACATCGTTTCGTCTCGTCTTTCGCCTTCAAccaaaaaccccaaaaattaGCGCCCCTTTTCTTC AAACCCCTTCATTCGTGGGCTTTCCCATCTCAATCGGTGTACAGGAGGCAGACCTTAGTTCGTAGTGACATGGCTTCCACCATGGTTGGATCTACCTCTCCTTTCTCAACACAGTCCATGTCAACTTCTGAGCCTGTTGTTTCAGTTGACTGGCTTCATGCCAATCTTCGTGAGCCTGATATGAAGGTACTGGATGCATCCTGGTACATGCCTGATGAACAAAGAAATCCACTTCAAGAGTATCAA GTTGCACACATTCCTGGTGCTCTTTTCTTTGATGTAGATGGGATATCTGATCGCACTACTAAT CTGCCACACATGTTGCCATCTGAAGAAGCATTTGCTGCTGCTGTTTCTGCTCTTGGTATTGAAAACAAAGATGGAGTTGTTGTTTATGATGGTAAGGGGATCTTCAGTGCTGCTCGTGTCTGGTG GATGTTTCGAGTTTTTGGACATGATAGAGTATGGGTGTTAGATGGAGGCCTTCCTATGTGGAGAGCTTCAGGTTTTGATGTTGAATCGAGTGCTTCAAGTGATGCTATATTGAAAGCTAGTGCTGCCAGCGAGGCAATAGAAAAAGTATACCATGGCCAAGCT GTTGGTCCAGTTACATTTCAAACAAAATATCAACCACATCTTGTATGGACACTTGAACAG GTTAAAAAGAACACAGAAGACCAAACACATCAACATGTAGATGCTCGGTCAAAGGCCAG GTTTGATGGAGTTGCAGCTGAGCCTAGAAAAGGAATAAGAAGTGGCCATGTGCCTGGGAGCAAGTGCATTCCTTTTGCTCAG ATGTTGGACAGCTCACAGACACTACTATCAGCAGACCAACTTAAGAAAAAGTTTGAACAAGAGG GAATCTCATTGGAGGGACCTGTTATGGCTTCATGTGGCACTGGAGTCACCgcatgcattcttgcattg GGACTCCATCGACTTGGGAAGACAGATGTTCCGGTTTATGACGGATCTTGGACAGAATGGGGAGCACAAGAAGATACTCCTGTTGCAACTTCAACTCCAACTCCAACATCTTGA